A region of the Amycolatopsis sp. cg13 genome:
CGGACGGCGCACGGTTCGGGGTCTCAGCGGCTGTACTCGTTCAAGGACATCCTGGTCCTCAAGGTCGTGAAACGCCTGCTGGACACCGGGGTCTCGCTGCAGAACATCCGCGTCGCAGTGGACCACCTGCGCGTGCGCGGGGTGCGCGACCTGGCGAAGGTCACGCTGTTCTCCGACGGCACCACGGTGTACGAATGCACCTCGCCGGAGGAGATCGTGGATCTGCTCCAGGGCGGCCAGGGCGTGTTCGGCATCGCGGTCAGCGGTGCGATGCAGGAGATCAGCGGCACGATCCACGAGTTCCCGGCCGAGCGCGCCGACGGCGGTCTCGTCGAGGCCGTGGTGCCGGACGAGCTGACCCAGCGCCGCAACGCCCGCCGCACCGGCTGATCTTCCTCCGCGCTAGACTGGGCGCGCGATCGACGATCCCGCGCGGGAGAGACCGGACCGGCATCCCCGGACCGGCGCCGAAGGAGCAAGTCCTCCCCGGAACCTCTCAGGCACCCTGGACCGCGCGGACGAGACGCCTCTGGAAAGCGCATCGGCAGGAGACCACCAGCCGGTGCCGCCGACGGTGCAAACCCGCGTATCCACGCGGGTGAAACTCTCAGGCGCCCCTCGGGGTACGGACAGAGTGGGGAGGGCCTTTTCGCGTGCGCGCCGGTCGAGGTTCAGACCTCCCGGGTGGTCTGAACCTCGTGGATGTGGTCAAGACCACATCTCGGCGTTTTCGGTCGGTCAGCCCGGAATCTTGTCCAGGAACCCGTGCACCTTGGCGATCCGGCCGTCGGCGATCTCGATGACGTCGAACCCGATCGCGATCGGCTCGGGGTTGCCCGGGGCCGACAGATACCACTGGAACCGCGCGAGATCGTGGTGCGCGTCCGGCTCCGCGGGCAGGCTGAAGACGAGTCCGGCGAACTGCGCCTGCGCGCCGCCGATGAATCCGTCGATCTCGTCCTGTCCGGCGACCGCGCCGAGCGGATCGGTGTAGGTCGCGCCCGGCGCGAAGACCTCCGAGACGAGCTGGCGCCGCCGCTGCGGGTCGGTCTCGTTCCAGATGTCGAGGTAACGGCGGGCGACGTCGGCGGCGGTCGGTGCGGTGGTGGTCATCGCGGGATTCTCCTTGTGTCGTCCGGGTTTTCGGTGTCCCGGTTTCGGTAGGGCCAAGCTTGTCCGAACGGCGGCGGCTGGTCGATTACGCGAGAGGTAATCGGTTCGCCGTGCTGAACCGGGGCATGGACTACGGCCGTCTGCCGATCGAGCGGCAACTGGGGAAATTCCGCGAGATCGTGACCCGCAACTGTTCTACTTCGAAGACTCGGATCTCAGCTGGGAAGCGGAGAGCTCGGTCATCGAGGAGGGC
Encoded here:
- a CDS encoding MerR family transcriptional regulator, with the translated sequence MVEAGRPEIPAGPVADGEQGELFPDASLPDELVGYRGPAACQIAGITYRQLDYWARTKLVAPSIRTAHGSGSQRLYSFKDILVLKVVKRLLDTGVSLQNIRVAVDHLRVRGVRDLAKVTLFSDGTTVYECTSPEEIVDLLQGGQGVFGIAVSGAMQEISGTIHEFPAERADGGLVEAVVPDELTQRRNARRTG
- a CDS encoding nuclear transport factor 2 family protein codes for the protein MTTTAPTAADVARRYLDIWNETDPQRRRQLVSEVFAPGATYTDPLGAVAGQDEIDGFIGGAQAQFAGLVFSLPAEPDAHHDLARFQWYLSAPGNPEPIAIGFDVIEIADGRIAKVHGFLDKIPG